Proteins encoded within one genomic window of Setaria italica strain Yugu1 chromosome IV, Setaria_italica_v2.0, whole genome shotgun sequence:
- the LOC101770147 gene encoding uncharacterized protein LOC101770147, with protein MRHAPEETAMESDLAAAEEEWRRKERHAGGRIQKMEVGKEAGGKGEVWRRGAEVEVEVMADGVGEDGYKWGERDSIGRKGRMQGHQRPPVAAGHRPFWRPRGGGVSGRGGRGGGFQFHRCPRDLPHHKLDISNKPEVCGGAIIICNHETKRQFFEQKHFALPGYAATFIKKIRAGMLLFLFEHEERKLYGVFEATSDGALNILPDSCASLCKFRPAQVLFRRVWFCKPLTEAEFSDAIKGSSLLPQRSFFGISYQQVLDLVDLFTSRMIRLHPYQKPKSRVLRDYKISLARTGQEFSSYNHSNAAFSRSSFMFCNNRISLPHSPFMYAKHNGKHPAHKHESPLHPWHKPVVFKAPDILEKSKPDDADYIPLELDDCNSDSDANLSTLMGIVNFHSTMESNIRCGNQAPKPFNGKHNEDDRCHPPVLNQRFISESETGQNSVIAHIMKESKSKLQAKECKRKAIVQLDELSDVLSPMRACSMAKKISFSFGGNGVSVTSDKASHKPTLSELQQNREAVLKERKEQIGFSPRDIQSKERDASTKMSMLIAEQLRNQHAQSHARNSDLPRDIQRKERDASTKMSMLIAERLRNQHAQSRARNSDLLVTQSGIKLTSTLLADEE; from the exons ATGCGACACGCACCGGAGGAGACGGCGATGGAGTCGGatttggcggcggcggaggaggagtggCGGCGGAAGGAGCGGCATGCGGGTGGCCGCATCCAGAAGATGGAGGTGGGGAAGGAAGCCGGAGGCAAGGGGGAAGTCTGGAGGCGAGGCGCGGAAGTAGAGGTGGAGGTGATGGCGGACGGGGTCGGGGAAGACGGGTACAAGTGGGGGGAGCGCGACTCGATCGGTCGGAAGGGGAGGATGCAGGGGCACCAGAGGCCGCCGGTCGCGGCGGGGCACCGCCCGTTCTGGAGGCCGAGAGGCGGAGGCGTGagcgggaggggagggagaggaggagggtttCAGTTTCATCGCTGCCCTCG GGACCTGCCGCACCACAAATTGGACATCTCTAACAAACCTGAAGTATGTGGTGGTGCAATTATCATCTGCAATCATGAGACTAAGCGGCAGTTCTTCGAACAGAAACATTTTGCTCTTCCTGGTTATGCTGCAACTTTTATAAAGAAGATCAGAGCTGGTATGCTTCTCTTTCTGTTTGAGCATGAGGAGAGAAAACTCTATGGAGTGTTTGAGGCAACTTCAGATGGAGCACTGAACATTCTTCCAGATTCATGTGCTTCATTATGCAAATTTCGACCAGCTCAG GTTCTTTTCAGAAGAGTTTGGTTTTGTAAGCCCCTAACTGAAGCTGAATTTTCTGATGCCATCAAAGGAAGTAGTCTCCTCCCTCAAAGGTCTTTCTTTGGTATATCATACCAACAG GTTTTGGATCTTGTGGACTTATTTACTTCAAGAATGATCAGGCTTCACCCCTACCAAAAACCAAAATCAAGAGTTTTACGGGATTACAAAATCTCTCTAGCTCGTACTGGTCAAGAGTTCAGTTCATACAACCATAGCAATGCCGCCTTTAGTCGTTCTTCTTTCATGTTCTGCAACAACAGAATCTCTTTACCACATAGTCCCTTCATGTATGCCAAACACAATGGTAAGCATCCTGCTCATAAACATGAGTCTCCTCTACACCCTTGGCATAAGCCTGTGGTCTTCAAGGCACCAGATATCTTAGAAAAAAGCAAGCCAGATGATGCTGATTATATACCACTTGAGCTAGATGATTGTAACTCTGACAGTGATGCAAATCTCTCAACTTTGATGGGGATTGTAAACTTCCATTCAACCATGGAGAGTAACATCAGATGTGGAAATCAAGCTCCCAAACCATTTAATGGAAAACACAATGAGGATGATCGGTGCCATCCACCTGTGCTAAACCAAAGGTTCATTTCTGAAAGTGAAACTGGTCAAAACAGTGTAATCGCGCACATTATGAAAGAGAGCAAATCAAAGTTGCAGGCCAAGGAGTGCAAGCGAAAGGCAATCGTCCAGCTTGATGAACTCTCAGATGTGTTATCCCCAATGAGAGCTTGCAGTATGGCAAAAAAGATATCATTTAGCTTTGGTGGCAATGGGGTTTCTGTTACTTCTGATAAAGCATCACACAAGCCTACACTTTCTGAACTACAACAGAACAGAGAAGCAGTTctaaaagaaaggaaggaacaGATTGGCTTTTCGCCCCGAGACATTCAGAGCAAGGAGAGAGATGCTTCGACAAAGATGAGTATGCTGATTGCAGAACAACTTAGGAATCAGCATGCCCAGAGCCACGCCAGAAATAGTGATTTGCCCCGAGACATtcagaggaaggagagagatgCTTCGACAAAGATGAGTATGCTGATTGCAGAACGTCTTAGGAATCAGCATGCCCAGAGCCGCGCCAGAAATAGTGATTTGCTGGTGACTCAATCAGGTATCAAGTTGACATCCACACTTCTCGCAGATGAGGAATGA
- the LOC101770539 gene encoding sulfiredoxin, chloroplastic/mitochondrial: protein MASSSSLDLAMTSGVLLHRRALPHASFIPGRGRSASGKRSRNLALSASSSNGAAVPSLTSDSDKKGPVIMEIPLDKIRRPLMRTRANDPVKVQELMDSIRVIGLQVPIDVLEVDGVYYGFSGCHRYEAHQRLGLPTIRCKVRRGTKETLRHHMR, encoded by the exons ATGGCGTCGAGTTCGAGCCTGGATTTGGCGATGACCTCCGGCgttctcctccaccgccgcgcgcTCCCACACGCCTCCTTCATCccgggaaggggaaggagcgcGAGCGGGAAGAGGAGCAGGAATCTGGctctctccgcctcctcctccaatg GTGCAGCAGTCCCATCTCTGACAAGTGACTCAGATAAGAAGGGCCCTGTGATCATGGAAATTCCACTGGACAAGATCCGAAGGCCACTGATGCGAACGCGTGCCAATGATCCAGTCAAGGTGCAAGAGCTCATGGACAGTATCCGTGTCATCGGCCTCCAAGTACCT ATTGATGTGCTAGAGGTTGATGGGGTCTACTATG GCTTCTCTGGATGCCACCGCTACGAGGCACACCAGCGCCTTGGTCTCCCGACCATCCGCTGCAAAGTCCGTCGAGGGACGAAAGAAACACTGAG GCATCATATGCGTTGA